One window of the Pseudofrankia sp. DC12 genome contains the following:
- a CDS encoding sugar transferase, which yields MSIRAFRARLAGRPPAPAPAPPANPHATTRSRAERALLSTTPHEGPREPYRAEVRWEGDYTRTVVFADLAACLAGAGLAYLIRFGGLVQFDQAPISIKPYLITSLVLPVGWIAAMALNRAYEARFLGLGSEEFRRVVNTAVRLVALVAVISYATKAEVARGYLLVLFPTATALTLVGRGVARARLHRMRRAGKCQHRVLVVGSGESAASLVRIAQRDPGAGWNVIGVCLDRTPGMHSSDRPDRSGFDLAGVPIVGASDSLDHVIRRTKATAVAISPQIDGDQLRRALWALEGSNVEVLVSSAITDVTGPRIHLRPVAGLPLLHIEEPELTGARRLMKAGLDRGLALAVVLLASPVFLALALAVRLTSRGPAVFKQKRVGQGRHEFTMYKFRSMYTDAEARLAELQGSNEGAGLLFKMKDDPRVTPAGRFLRKWSLDELPQLFNVLNGTMSLVGPRPPLPREVAAYEKDVHRRLLVKPGLTGLWQISGRSDLDWDEAVRLDLRYVENWSLAMDLIILWRTLFAVLRREGAY from the coding sequence ATGTCGATCAGGGCGTTCCGGGCACGACTTGCCGGCCGCCCACCAGCACCGGCTCCGGCGCCGCCCGCGAACCCGCATGCGACCACCCGCAGCCGCGCCGAACGCGCGCTCCTGTCGACCACCCCGCACGAAGGCCCGCGTGAGCCGTACCGCGCCGAGGTCCGCTGGGAAGGCGACTACACCCGGACCGTCGTGTTCGCCGATCTCGCTGCCTGCCTCGCGGGAGCCGGCCTGGCATACCTGATCCGATTCGGTGGCCTCGTCCAGTTCGACCAGGCCCCCATCTCGATCAAGCCGTACCTCATCACCTCGCTGGTTCTGCCGGTCGGTTGGATCGCGGCGATGGCGCTGAACCGCGCGTACGAGGCGCGCTTCCTCGGTCTTGGCTCGGAGGAGTTCCGCCGGGTCGTCAATACGGCGGTGCGTCTCGTCGCGTTGGTCGCGGTCATCTCGTATGCGACCAAGGCTGAGGTCGCCCGCGGCTATCTGCTGGTCCTCTTTCCCACCGCGACGGCGCTGACCCTGGTCGGCCGTGGTGTCGCCCGGGCTCGGCTGCATCGCATGCGCCGCGCCGGCAAATGCCAGCACCGGGTGCTCGTCGTCGGCTCGGGTGAATCGGCGGCGTCCCTGGTCCGGATCGCGCAACGCGACCCCGGTGCCGGCTGGAACGTCATCGGCGTCTGCCTCGACCGGACGCCCGGCATGCACAGCTCCGACCGGCCCGACCGCTCCGGCTTCGACCTCGCCGGCGTCCCGATCGTCGGGGCGTCCGACTCCCTCGATCACGTAATTCGCCGGACCAAGGCTACTGCCGTGGCGATCAGCCCGCAGATCGACGGGGACCAACTCCGCCGCGCGCTCTGGGCGCTCGAAGGCTCAAACGTCGAGGTACTGGTCTCATCCGCCATCACCGACGTGACAGGGCCACGGATACACCTGCGGCCGGTGGCTGGGCTACCGCTCCTGCACATCGAGGAGCCGGAGCTCACCGGCGCCCGCCGGCTCATGAAGGCCGGGCTCGACCGCGGGCTGGCACTCGCCGTCGTCCTGCTCGCCTCACCGGTCTTCCTCGCACTCGCCCTGGCAGTCCGGCTGACCAGCCGCGGGCCGGCCGTCTTCAAGCAGAAGCGGGTCGGGCAGGGCCGCCACGAATTCACCATGTACAAGTTCCGCTCGATGTACACCGACGCCGAGGCCCGGCTGGCCGAGCTCCAGGGCAGCAACGAAGGCGCCGGGCTGCTGTTCAAGATGAAGGACGACCCCCGCGTCACGCCGGCCGGGCGCTTCCTGCGCAAGTGGTCGCTCGACGAGTTGCCCCAGCTCTTCAACGTGCTTAACGGAACGATGTCTCTCGTCGGGCCTCGGCCGCCGCTACCCCGCGAGGTCGCCGCCTACGAGAAGGACGTCCACCGCCGCCTCCTGGTCAAGCCAGGCCTCACCGGCCTCTGGCAGATCAGCGGCCGCTCGGACCTCGACTGGGACGAGGCGGTCCGGCTGGACCTCCGCTACGTGGAGAACTGGTCACTGGCCATGGATCTGATCATTCTGTGGCGAACCCTGTTTGCAGTTCTCAGGCGCGAGGGTGCCTACTAG
- a CDS encoding glycosyltransferase, which produces MKVLVTTNTLGIGGAERQRVLLANGLFRQGFAVDLLCLQGIGPMSSGLDAGVVLRRQRPTVTVLIEERADVVITGVTRTEMLVGMTMRRSGRARKWVAASHHAFPDRPGQRHHRYPRDLARCLGFADVVVALSEGHGRHLMRSTAAKNVAVVANGLPSVAISNPRVVESGLTEFAFVGRITEQKGLGPFLAAWEESQAGSSVLKIYGDGPLTGSLQDGFAAARNVSWEGATNDPLGAIARSDWLVVPSLWEAFPMVILESLAVGTPVLASRVGAVGEMLDGLPMCAAVEPGRSAWIDLIRRHDGKRTGFQDELASHVNRRYSAETMVSSYMALLEN; this is translated from the coding sequence ATGAAGGTCCTCGTCACAACCAACACGCTTGGAATCGGCGGAGCTGAGCGCCAACGGGTACTTCTCGCTAATGGCCTATTTCGTCAGGGCTTCGCTGTCGATCTGCTTTGCCTGCAGGGCATCGGCCCGATGTCAAGCGGTCTTGATGCAGGAGTAGTCCTGCGGCGCCAGCGCCCAACCGTAACAGTGCTAATTGAGGAGCGGGCCGATGTCGTGATAACGGGAGTTACTCGCACCGAGATGCTTGTTGGTATGACGATGCGTAGGAGTGGGCGCGCGCGGAAATGGGTCGCAGCCAGTCACCATGCTTTCCCGGATCGTCCTGGTCAGCGCCATCATCGGTATCCTCGAGATCTTGCTAGATGTTTGGGATTCGCGGACGTGGTGGTGGCGCTCAGCGAGGGACACGGTCGGCATCTTATGCGTTCGACTGCAGCGAAGAACGTGGCGGTGGTGGCGAACGGTCTTCCATCGGTGGCGATCTCTAATCCTCGAGTAGTGGAAAGCGGTCTAACCGAGTTCGCTTTTGTCGGTCGGATCACGGAGCAAAAGGGGCTCGGGCCATTTTTGGCGGCGTGGGAAGAGTCCCAGGCCGGTTCGAGTGTGCTGAAAATTTATGGCGATGGCCCGCTCACAGGTAGCCTCCAAGATGGTTTCGCCGCGGCGCGCAATGTGAGCTGGGAAGGCGCGACTAATGACCCTTTGGGCGCCATCGCGCGGAGTGATTGGCTGGTCGTTCCGTCTCTCTGGGAGGCGTTTCCAATGGTGATTCTGGAAAGTCTTGCGGTAGGTACTCCTGTGTTGGCTTCGCGCGTCGGCGCGGTCGGTGAGATGCTTGATGGTTTGCCGATGTGTGCCGCGGTGGAGCCGGGACGTTCCGCTTGGATCGATCTAATTCGACGTCACGACGGAAAGAGGACTGGGTTTCAAGATGAGCTGGCGTCACATGTAAACAGAAGATACTCGGCTGAGACAATGGTAAGTTCCTACATGGCGCTCCTTGAGAATTAG
- a CDS encoding O-antigen ligase family protein, which yields MTALAVGYSIARHMTLLYLIFAAFALALLVLKPNLAIYATIVLAFGAFPDSLRLSIHHPKPQIIYFYEITLTIAAIYCARSLRPRAEAARWISIFVLVVGLAIALGFYRANSPNQIFRESHLLDLALGYYVAASVINSEHQATAMKVAGWTLVEAATMAVLGPLLGVRLAGREETTHLGDNVAADATRVLGNAQFLALAVVCILLALYLAGFTPSVNRLSFWLAPSLVLLLLAFSRNSIIALAATAVFTLLTMRSSETLRRITAAAGVVLAVVVPSYLLLRAALPENPLVKYLASQIQAYQLRVFGGLSGSAIQTDPSAQYRLLENTYLVRAINENPVIGHGLGYAYKPPMGTDPSSFEATLGQFYAHNFYLWIAVKAGLVGATAVLWFAGKSVMWALRSHRPAGVAVGAAASAFLVVCLVAPLPLDPSNNLIFGVMLGLAAAQTRLASDQALDSELIDGTNRESIGSERPTPVIVRRRRKIHPGRGLTSMRGPDQTQVLRIPPGPPTRDQESHDVEPGWTNELI from the coding sequence GTGACCGCACTGGCGGTCGGCTATTCTATTGCCCGCCACATGACCCTTCTTTATCTAATCTTCGCAGCGTTCGCCCTAGCGCTACTAGTTTTGAAACCGAACCTCGCTATCTATGCTACTATCGTCTTAGCATTCGGAGCGTTTCCAGACAGTCTTCGGCTCTCGATTCACCACCCGAAACCCCAAATAATATACTTCTATGAGATTACCCTCACGATTGCCGCGATCTATTGTGCGAGGTCGCTGCGCCCACGCGCCGAGGCCGCGCGATGGATATCAATCTTCGTGCTGGTCGTCGGCCTTGCAATCGCACTCGGATTCTACCGAGCCAATTCGCCGAATCAAATTTTCCGCGAGAGTCACCTCCTCGACTTGGCACTGGGATATTATGTAGCTGCGAGCGTGATCAATAGCGAGCACCAAGCAACGGCGATGAAAGTTGCGGGCTGGACGTTGGTCGAGGCAGCGACGATGGCTGTGCTCGGCCCGCTTCTTGGAGTCCGCCTCGCAGGCCGCGAGGAAACCACCCACCTCGGCGATAACGTGGCGGCTGACGCGACGCGCGTACTGGGAAACGCGCAGTTCTTGGCGCTCGCCGTTGTATGCATATTGCTCGCGCTTTATCTAGCAGGTTTTACTCCTTCCGTCAATCGCCTCTCGTTCTGGCTCGCACCATCGCTCGTGTTGCTACTCTTGGCGTTCTCGCGAAATTCAATAATCGCCTTGGCAGCAACTGCTGTCTTCACGCTACTAACCATGCGGTCATCCGAAACGCTGCGACGAATCACAGCGGCAGCCGGAGTCGTCTTGGCAGTCGTCGTCCCCAGCTACCTACTGTTGCGTGCCGCGCTTCCCGAAAATCCCCTTGTAAAATACTTGGCGAGCCAAATCCAGGCCTACCAGCTACGAGTATTTGGAGGCCTGAGCGGATCGGCTATTCAGACAGACCCTTCAGCACAGTACCGCCTTCTCGAGAACACTTACCTCGTGAGGGCCATCAATGAAAACCCAGTCATAGGCCATGGCCTGGGGTACGCCTACAAGCCTCCAATGGGAACCGATCCGAGTAGTTTCGAAGCGACCCTCGGCCAGTTTTACGCGCATAATTTCTATCTATGGATCGCCGTGAAGGCGGGCCTCGTTGGCGCGACAGCCGTCCTGTGGTTTGCTGGAAAGTCTGTTATGTGGGCGCTTCGCAGCCACCGTCCGGCTGGAGTGGCTGTAGGAGCTGCTGCGTCTGCGTTCCTAGTAGTTTGCCTCGTCGCACCCTTGCCGCTGGATCCTTCAAATAACCTCATCTTCGGGGTAATGCTTGGACTGGCGGCCGCGCAAACCCGCCTCGCGTCCGACCAGGCACTCGATTCTGAGTTGATTGACGGAACAAATCGCGAATCTATTGGCAGTGAGCGGCCTACTCCAGTGATAGTGCGACGTCGACGCAAAATTCACCCGGGCCGCGGCTTAACCTCGATGCGCGGGCCCGATCAGACGCAGGTACTGCGAATACCGCCGGGCCCGCCAACGCGGGACCAGGAATCGCATGACGTAGAACCCGGCTGGACCAACGAATTAATCTGA
- a CDS encoding glycosyltransferase family 4 protein, with translation MLIIGDDPTGPGGIGSVIRNIHEMTDHKASHVASYRPDASPQQKAVLFCQAAYVLLTGQPPERWLTHVHLSQRGSFVREGVLLWLAKLKGAACIVTIHGSSSIDFLASNSIFGRGVLAAADDIYCLGPLQAEQIAKVLDRAVDVLPNFVPIPPSPPLGISGHQFVFAGAVGARKGADVLAQAWEKVVAHSPASRLLVVGRDAGMAGVFIGLEGCTVLGECTHDTVIEIFRQSRAIILPSRAEGLPMALLEAGSYGRGSIATPVGETPALLADTGILVAVGDQKGLVNAIIEFLDDDVAVRFGQAAYAKVCTEFSFEQGRNIYQGLYGAYIKLADIEDKS, from the coding sequence GTGCTCATCATTGGAGATGATCCAACGGGTCCCGGTGGTATTGGTTCGGTCATTCGAAACATCCACGAGATGACCGATCATAAAGCATCTCACGTCGCAAGCTATCGGCCGGATGCGTCGCCGCAACAAAAGGCGGTTCTGTTTTGCCAGGCTGCCTACGTCTTGCTGACAGGCCAGCCTCCGGAACGATGGCTAACGCATGTACATCTGTCGCAGCGTGGATCATTTGTGAGGGAAGGCGTCTTGCTGTGGCTGGCAAAGCTTAAGGGTGCGGCATGTATCGTAACAATACATGGTAGTAGCTCCATCGACTTTCTGGCCTCGAATTCTATTTTTGGGCGAGGGGTTCTGGCGGCAGCTGACGATATCTATTGCCTGGGGCCGCTACAGGCCGAGCAGATCGCCAAAGTGTTGGATCGGGCTGTCGACGTGTTGCCGAATTTTGTTCCAATTCCTCCGTCGCCCCCGTTGGGAATATCAGGTCACCAGTTTGTATTCGCTGGCGCTGTCGGCGCTCGAAAAGGCGCTGATGTCCTTGCACAAGCATGGGAAAAGGTGGTCGCGCATTCTCCGGCATCTAGGCTGCTTGTCGTCGGCCGGGACGCAGGTATGGCAGGTGTGTTCATTGGTCTGGAAGGCTGCACTGTGCTTGGGGAGTGTACTCACGACACCGTCATTGAGATCTTTCGACAGTCTAGGGCAATCATTCTCCCGAGCCGAGCGGAGGGATTGCCGATGGCGCTGTTGGAAGCCGGATCGTACGGCCGAGGAAGCATCGCGACTCCAGTCGGAGAAACTCCTGCCCTCTTAGCGGATACTGGCATCCTCGTTGCCGTCGGTGATCAGAAAGGCTTGGTGAATGCGATTATCGAGTTCCTCGATGACGACGTCGCCGTTAGATTCGGCCAGGCGGCGTACGCAAAGGTGTGTACCGAATTCAGCTTCGAGCAAGGGAGGAATATATACCAGGGACTCTACGGGGCATATATCAAGCTGGCCGATATCGAAGACAAGTCGTAG
- a CDS encoding oligosaccharide flippase family protein translates to MGVRLVRTVVSSAADEGRNSTPMSRGRHRQPRRRATSRRIMRAFGHQALARLVTTLLALVYVGISSRYLGPSAYGSVTAALAVASLCTGLSDFGVNAVALREGGSDAELLRKIVSGSVGLSIAYAVPLALLASAVGGLVYGWNPGSTGRLVAVTAPYIVAYTVSACYIPIFQFHHDFRGSLVGDVLSSLITLGAAVLAVRCGWPSWTFVVTVGVAACAKLIVVYASARRLEHTPPNWDVHAWAKILKAAVPIGASALVGTLYFRADAIILSVVSTGEETGLYALCYRVIGALGAVPNLAVSSSFASLSEAAKSSDGMFVRRVSKLMNLLCFGAFALWASVGPFSQYILRTFGGADYASGASALLLMVAATSFSFVNTGLSVSLILGGRERILFVSSVGFLILNVVGNVGLDRSHGAGGAGLSLLLSEAGSTIVAGLVLLRRLRVRLANRTLVVQILFGCLLVYAVMVGRRYGPLVSVAVSTVLLCGSVLGYRAGSRRYAAGGGSAQVSVDAG, encoded by the coding sequence ATGGGCGTGAGGTTGGTGCGTACGGTGGTCAGTTCGGCTGCCGATGAGGGTCGGAACTCGACTCCGATGAGTCGGGGACGGCATCGGCAGCCTAGACGACGTGCCACGTCTCGACGGATCATGCGGGCCTTCGGTCACCAAGCGCTCGCGAGGTTGGTGACGACCCTCCTGGCGCTGGTTTACGTTGGAATATCGTCTCGGTATCTAGGTCCTTCGGCTTACGGCTCGGTTACGGCAGCGCTTGCTGTGGCCTCTCTTTGTACCGGACTTTCAGATTTCGGCGTAAATGCGGTGGCTTTGCGCGAAGGCGGCAGCGACGCGGAGTTGCTAAGGAAGATCGTGTCCGGCAGCGTCGGGCTTTCAATCGCATACGCGGTACCACTCGCACTCTTGGCCAGCGCCGTCGGGGGTCTCGTCTATGGGTGGAATCCTGGGTCGACCGGTCGACTGGTCGCGGTTACGGCGCCTTATATTGTTGCGTATACCGTTAGCGCGTGCTACATTCCGATCTTCCAATTTCATCATGACTTCCGTGGCTCCCTCGTCGGGGATGTTCTTTCGAGTTTGATCACGCTCGGTGCGGCGGTGCTGGCCGTCCGGTGTGGCTGGCCTTCTTGGACGTTCGTTGTAACAGTTGGAGTCGCCGCCTGTGCGAAATTGATCGTGGTGTATGCGAGCGCTAGACGGCTGGAGCACACTCCGCCGAACTGGGATGTTCACGCCTGGGCCAAAATATTGAAGGCGGCAGTCCCGATAGGCGCGAGCGCTTTGGTTGGGACCTTGTATTTCAGGGCAGATGCGATAATTCTGTCAGTCGTATCGACCGGCGAAGAGACCGGTCTTTACGCACTTTGCTACCGAGTCATCGGCGCTTTGGGGGCTGTTCCGAATCTTGCCGTTTCGAGTTCGTTTGCATCGCTCTCCGAAGCGGCGAAGAGCAGCGACGGTATGTTCGTGAGGCGTGTGTCGAAGCTGATGAATCTACTTTGCTTTGGCGCATTCGCGTTGTGGGCGAGTGTCGGGCCCTTTTCGCAGTATATTTTGAGAACCTTCGGCGGTGCCGATTATGCGTCAGGTGCCTCGGCTCTCCTTCTTATGGTCGCGGCGACAAGTTTCTCGTTCGTCAATACTGGCCTCTCGGTTTCGCTGATACTGGGTGGACGTGAGCGGATCCTATTTGTATCTAGTGTCGGCTTCTTGATATTGAACGTGGTGGGCAACGTGGGTCTGGACCGGAGTCACGGCGCGGGTGGTGCGGGACTTTCACTGCTCTTGAGTGAAGCTGGTAGCACCATAGTTGCTGGTCTGGTTCTTCTCCGGCGACTTAGGGTGCGGCTTGCGAATCGCACGTTGGTAGTGCAGATTCTTTTCGGCTGCCTGCTCGTTTATGCAGTAATGGTCGGGCGCAGGTATGGTCCTCTAGTTAGCGTCGCAGTCTCGACAGTCTTGTTGTGCGGAAGCGTTCTTGGTTATCGCGCAGGATCTCGTCGTTATGCCGCTGGAGGGGGCAGTGCGCAAGTTTCGGTGGATGCTGGTTGA
- a CDS encoding sugar transferase: protein MPSSGAADAAVDSSAEPSAMDEEKLELGTTGTAHAKVEPLVEVPPQRLPPGAPQQRAQPATAISARDKAPKESPLVTRAEDAESGPIEMGAAPADATIPAPRPEPHPNPMPAAFGRRRKGRRPEQLLGRPVRQRYRAQLAWEVIYTRLVVSADFFAGALAAALAYLLRFNRVLVDLGLGAASATRFYLLVSLIFPFAWVGSIALNRAYEDRFLGNGSEEFRRVVNSAARLIALVAIASYATKAEVARAYLLIVFPAATILTVTGRAMARVLLLRMRRAGRCRHRVLVVGSGEAAAALVRLAHRDPGVGWNVVGICLDRAPGRHSHNRLERADFELFDLPIVGTSERLEEAIRITDATTVAISPQMDGERLRRALWTLEGSNVDVLVSSTVTDVTGPRIHLRPVAGLPLLHIEEPELRGARRLMKAALDRGVATFALTLLAPALLTLALAVRLTSRGPAIFKQTRVGRDGRPFTMFKFRSMYTDAEARLASLADRNERAEGLLFKMRDDPRVTAVGKFLRKWSLDELPQLINVLIGTMSLVGPRPPLPREVAQYEGHVHRRLMVKPGLTGLWQVSGRSDLEWEEAVRLDLRYVENWSLAMDLSILWRTVFAVLKREGAY from the coding sequence GTGCCGAGCAGCGGCGCGGCCGATGCCGCCGTCGACAGTTCCGCGGAGCCCAGCGCCATGGACGAGGAGAAGCTAGAGCTCGGCACGACCGGCACTGCCCACGCCAAGGTCGAGCCGCTCGTCGAGGTGCCACCACAGCGGCTGCCGCCAGGCGCCCCGCAACAGAGGGCTCAGCCGGCAACGGCGATCAGTGCGCGGGACAAGGCCCCGAAGGAGTCACCGCTGGTGACCCGCGCCGAAGACGCCGAGTCCGGGCCCATCGAGATGGGCGCCGCTCCGGCTGACGCCACGATCCCAGCTCCGCGGCCGGAGCCGCACCCGAACCCCATGCCCGCGGCCTTCGGCCGTCGCCGCAAGGGCCGGCGGCCGGAGCAGCTGCTCGGTAGGCCGGTCCGCCAGCGCTACCGAGCGCAGCTCGCCTGGGAGGTCATCTACACCCGGCTGGTGGTCTCAGCCGACTTCTTCGCCGGCGCCCTGGCCGCGGCGCTGGCCTACCTGCTCCGGTTCAACCGGGTGCTCGTCGATCTCGGACTGGGCGCGGCGTCGGCGACCAGGTTCTACCTCCTCGTCAGCCTGATCTTCCCGTTCGCCTGGGTCGGGTCGATCGCGCTGAACCGGGCCTATGAGGACCGTTTCCTCGGCAACGGGTCGGAGGAGTTCCGCCGGGTCGTCAACTCGGCCGCGCGCCTCATCGCGCTGGTGGCGATCGCCTCGTACGCGACGAAGGCCGAGGTGGCCCGCGCCTACCTGCTGATCGTCTTCCCGGCCGCCACGATCCTCACGGTCACCGGCCGGGCGATGGCCCGGGTGCTGCTGCTGCGGATGCGTCGCGCGGGCCGCTGCCGGCACCGGGTGCTGGTCGTCGGCTCCGGCGAGGCGGCGGCCGCGTTGGTGCGCCTCGCCCACCGCGATCCCGGGGTCGGCTGGAACGTGGTCGGGATCTGCCTGGACCGGGCCCCCGGCCGGCACAGCCACAACCGGCTGGAACGGGCCGACTTCGAGCTGTTCGACCTGCCGATCGTCGGCACGTCGGAGCGGCTGGAGGAGGCGATCCGGATCACCGACGCCACCACCGTCGCGATCAGCCCGCAGATGGACGGGGAGCGGCTGCGCCGCGCGCTCTGGACGCTGGAAGGCTCCAACGTCGACGTGCTGGTGTCGTCCACGGTCACCGACGTGACCGGGCCGCGGATCCACCTGCGCCCGGTCGCCGGCCTGCCACTGCTGCACATTGAGGAGCCGGAGCTCCGGGGTGCCCGCCGGCTGATGAAGGCGGCGCTGGACCGGGGTGTCGCGACCTTCGCGCTCACGCTGCTGGCCCCGGCGCTCCTGACGCTCGCCCTGGCGGTCCGGCTGACCAGCCGCGGGCCTGCGATCTTCAAGCAGACCCGGGTCGGCCGGGACGGCCGGCCGTTCACCATGTTCAAGTTCCGCTCGATGTACACCGACGCCGAGGCGCGGCTGGCCTCGCTGGCCGACCGCAACGAACGCGCCGAGGGCCTGCTGTTCAAGATGAGAGACGACCCTCGGGTCACCGCCGTCGGGAAGTTCCTGCGCAAGTGGTCGCTCGACGAGCTGCCTCAGCTGATCAACGTTCTGATCGGCACGATGTCGCTGGTCGGCCCGCGGCCGCCACTGCCCCGTGAGGTCGCCCAGTACGAGGGGCACGTCCACCGCCGGCTGATGGTCAAGCCCGGGCTGACGGGGTTGTGGCAGGTCAGCGGCCGGTCCGACCTCGAGTGGGAAGAGGCCGTGCGCCTCGACCTGCGCTACGTCGAGAACTGGTCGCTCGCGATGGATCTCTCGATCCTGTGGCGCACCGTGTTCGCCGTCCTCAAGCGCGAAGGCGCGTACTAG
- a CDS encoding polysaccharide biosynthesis tyrosine autokinase has protein sequence MNLFGYLRAVRAHWLTALSLVIICSAAAGFYSINQPKIYRANIQMFVSVANGAGDISALYQGGNFTTERMHSYVQIVNSPAVTDLVKSQLKLTTSTESIGSLISASSPTDTVLLDVAVQDHSPELAQAIANSIADNFPTVIQDIEKPDSGGSSPVQVSVTRKATLPERPVSPRTKVNVALGLIIGLILGISFATLRYRLDRKIRDIEQAAQITNVPVLGGISEDSSFASRELVAGIRGSIRAEEIRHLRTNIRFLSVGKKLSSFVVTSSVAGEGKTLVTANLAVAIAQLGENVVLIDGDLRKPRVADVFGLPAGVGLTNVLVGDVSVNHALQQWRENASLYILAAGPVPPNPSELLSSERLQALIDELINAGYLVIFDASPLLPVTDAALLARVTGGALLVTHIGKTRSDELRNSTEIVRTAGGNILGLIGNHVRKSSAGGYYGAAPSQEPVGAYSRHGRH, from the coding sequence ATGAATCTTTTTGGATACCTGCGCGCCGTTCGAGCACACTGGCTAACCGCGCTAAGCCTGGTGATAATTTGTTCTGCCGCAGCCGGGTTCTATTCGATAAATCAGCCCAAGATCTACCGGGCGAACATCCAAATGTTCGTCTCCGTCGCTAACGGAGCCGGCGACATTAGCGCGCTTTACCAAGGTGGAAACTTCACCACGGAGCGAATGCACTCCTACGTTCAGATTGTCAACAGTCCAGCAGTGACCGATCTGGTGAAGTCTCAACTCAAACTTACCACTTCTACAGAGTCGATCGGTTCCTTGATCTCTGCTTCATCGCCTACTGACACCGTGCTTCTGGACGTCGCAGTCCAAGATCACTCTCCTGAGCTCGCCCAGGCAATTGCCAATTCGATCGCCGACAACTTCCCGACGGTGATCCAGGACATAGAGAAACCAGACAGTGGTGGATCATCTCCTGTTCAAGTTTCGGTGACAAGAAAGGCAACCCTGCCTGAAAGGCCGGTCTCGCCACGGACAAAGGTAAACGTGGCGCTAGGACTTATAATAGGCTTGATCTTGGGGATCAGTTTCGCGACTCTGAGGTACCGTCTCGACCGAAAGATCCGAGACATCGAACAAGCCGCCCAGATAACAAATGTGCCCGTTCTTGGCGGAATTTCCGAAGACTCTTCATTTGCTTCGCGGGAACTCGTAGCAGGCATCCGAGGCAGCATTCGAGCGGAAGAGATCCGGCACCTTCGCACTAACATAAGGTTTCTTTCGGTTGGTAAAAAACTGTCGAGCTTTGTGGTCACATCTTCGGTCGCAGGGGAGGGCAAAACTCTCGTCACGGCGAACCTGGCGGTCGCCATCGCACAGCTTGGCGAAAACGTCGTACTCATCGACGGCGACCTACGAAAGCCACGAGTCGCCGACGTCTTCGGGTTGCCCGCCGGCGTCGGACTTACGAACGTCCTCGTCGGTGACGTTTCAGTCAATCACGCCTTGCAGCAATGGCGGGAGAATGCGTCCCTTTACATTCTGGCTGCAGGTCCCGTGCCACCGAATCCGAGCGAGCTTCTAAGTTCCGAACGCTTGCAGGCCTTGATCGATGAGTTGATCAATGCCGGCTACCTCGTCATTTTTGATGCCTCACCGCTCCTGCCCGTCACCGATGCAGCGCTGTTGGCAAGGGTCACGGGTGGCGCCCTATTGGTGACTCATATTGGGAAAACTCGGTCAGATGAGCTCCGAAACTCGACCGAGATCGTCAGAACTGCCGGCGGCAATATCCTCGGTCTGATCGGTAACCACGTGCGTAAGTCGTCTGCCGGCGGCTACTACGGTGCCGCGCCTTCGCAAGAGCCTGTTGGCGCATACTCGCGCCACGGACGGCATTAG